In Felis catus isolate Fca126 chromosome E1, F.catus_Fca126_mat1.0, whole genome shotgun sequence, the following proteins share a genomic window:
- the DDX42 gene encoding ATP-dependent RNA helicase DDX42 isoform X1, giving the protein MNWNKGGPGTKRGFGFGGFAISAGKKEEPKLPQQSHSAFGATSSSSGFGKSAPPQLPSFYKIGSKRANFDEENAYFEDEEEDSSNVDLPYIPAENSPTRQQFHSKPPDSDSDDDPLEAFMAEVEDQAARDMKRLEEKDKERKNVKGIRDDIEEEDDQEAYFRYMAENPTAGVVQEEEEDNLEYDSDGNPIAPSKKIIDPLPPIDHSEIDYPPFEKNFYNEHEEITNLTPQQLIDLRHKLNLRVSGAAPPRPGSSFAHFGFDEQLMHQIRKSEYTQPTPIQCQGVPVALSGRDMIGIAKTGSGKTAAFIWPMLIHIMDQKELEPGDGPIAVIVCPTRELCQQIHAECKRFGKAYNLRSVAVYGGGSMWEQAKALQEGAEIVVCTPGRLIDHVKKKATNLQRVSYLVFDEADRMFDMGFEYQVRSIASHVRPDRQTLLFSATFRKKIEKLARDILIDPIRVVQGDIGEANEDVTQIVEILHSGPSKWNWLTRRLVEFTSSGSVLLFVTKKANAEELANNLKQEGHNLGLLHGDMDQSERNKVISDFKKKDIPVLVATDVAARGLDIPSIKTVINYDVARDIDTHTHRIGRTGRAGEKGVAYTLLTPKDSNFAGDLVRNLEGANQHVSKELLDLAMQNAWFRKSRFKGGKGKKLNIGGGGLGYRERPGLGSENTDRGNNNNVMSNYEAYKPSTGAMGDRLTAMKAAFQSQYKSHFVAASLSNQKAGSSAAGASGWTSAGSLNSVPTNSAQQGHNSPDSPIASATKGIPGFGNTGNLSSAPVTYPSAGAQGVNNTASGNNSREGPGGGNGKRERYTENRGGSRHSHGESGNRHGDSPRHGDGGRHGDGYRYPESGSRHADGHRHGENRHGGGGGRHGESRGANDGRNGESRKEGCNRESKVDPKVDSKMDKMDSKTDKTADGFAVPEPPKRKKSRWDS; this is encoded by the exons atattttgaagatgaggaagaagacTCTAGCAATGTTGATTTGCCTTATATTCCTGCTGAAAACTCACCTACCCGCCAGCAGTTCCATTCCAAGCCACCAGATTCTGACAGCGATGATGATCCCTTGGAGGCATTCATGGCTGAAGTGGAG GATCAGGCGGCTAGAGACATGAAGAGGCTTGAAGAAaaggacaaggaaagaaaaaacgtAAA GGGTATTCGAGATGACATTGAAGAGGAAGATGACCAA GAAGCTTATTTTCGGTACATGGCAGAGAACCCAACTGCTGGTGTGGttcaggaggaagaagaagataaTTTGGAATATGATAGTGATGGAAATCCAATTGCACCTTCCAAGAAAATCATTGATCCTCTTCCTCCCATTGATCATTCAGAG ATTGACTATCcaccatttgaaaaaaatttttacaatgaGCATGAAGAGATAACCAACCTCACCCCTCAGCAGCTAATAGATCTCCGTCATAAGCTCAATCTTCGG GTCTCTGGTGCTGCACCTCCTAGACCAGGAAGTAGTTTTGCTCATTTTGGGTTTGATGAACAACTTATGCACCAGATTCGGAAATCTGAGTACACACAGCCCACTCCAATACAGTGCCAG gGCGTGCCTGTGGCGTTAAGTGGTAGAGACATGATTGGTATTGCCAAAACAGGCAGTGGAAAAACGGCCGCCTTTATCTGGCCGATGTTGATTCATATAATGGACCAGAAGGAACTGGAACCAGGTGATGGACCAATTGCAGTGATCGTGTGTCCTACTAGGGAGCTTTGCCAGCAG ATCCATGCAGAATGTAAGCGGTTTGGGAAAGCGTATAATCTTCGATCAGTGGCCGTGTATGGAGGAGGGAGCATGTGGGAGCAAGCCAAGGCTcttcaggaaggggcagagattgTTGTGTGTACCCCA GGTCGACTGATTGATCATGTGAAGAAGAAAGCTACCAATCTTCAAAGGGTCTCTTACCTTGTGTTTGATGAAGCAGATCGCATGTTTGACATGGGATTTG AGTACCAGGTGCGATCCATAGCAAGTCATGTCCGTCCTGACAGACAGA CCCTCTTATTCAGTGCAACTTTTCGGAAAAAGATTGAAAAACTGGCCAGAGACATCCTGATCGACCCTATTCGTGTGGTGCAGGGAGACATTGGCGAG gCAAATGAAGATGTGACACAGATTGTGGAGATTCTTCACTCTGGGCCTAGTAAATGGAACTGGCTTACCCGTCGTCTGGTGGAATTTACCTCTTCAGGAAGTGTCCTCCTGTTTGTTACTAAAAAAGCCAATGCTGAAGAGCTAGCCAATAACCTTAAGCAGGAGGGTCATAATCTTGGGCTGCTTCATGGGGACATGGATCagagtgaaagaaacaaagtcaTTTCAGACTTTAAGAAAAAGGACATCCCAGTCCTGGTGGCCACAGATGTTGCAG cCCGTGGTCTGGATATTCCTTCAATTAAGACCGTCATTAACTATGATGTGGCACGAGACATTGATACTCATACTCACAGGATTGGCCGCACAGGACGAGCGGGTGAGAAGGGCGTGGCATATACCTTGCTGACCCCCAAGGACAGCAATTTTGCTGGTGACCTTGTCCGGAACTTGGAAGGAGCCAATCAACATGTTTCCAAGGAACTCCTAGATCTAGCCATGCAG AATGCCTGGTTTCGGAAATCCCGCTTTAAAGGAGGCAAAGGCAAAAAGCTGAACATTGGTGGAGGTGGCCTAGGCTACAGGGAGCGGCCTGGCCTAGGCTCAGAGAACACG GACCGAGGAAATAACAACAATGTAATGAGCAATTATGAGGCCTACAAGCCCTCCACAGGAGCCATGGGAGATCGGCTGACGGCCATGAAAGCAGCTTTCCAG TCACAGTACAAGAGTCACTTTGTTGCTGCCAGCTTAAGCAACCAGAAGGCAGGAAGCTCTGCTGCTGGGGCGAGTGGATGGACTAGTGCAGGGAGCTTGAATTCTGTTCCAACTAATTCAGCCCAACAGGGCCATAACAGTCCAGACAGCCCCATTGCCAGCGCCACCAAGGGCATCCCAGGCTTTGGCAACACCGGGAACCTCAGCAGTGCTCCAGTGACCTACCCTTCCGCTGGAGCCCAGGGAGTCAACAACACAGCTTCAGGGAATAACAGCCGAGAAGGGCCTGGGGGAGGCaacgggaagagagagagatatactGAAAACCGGGGTGGCAGCCGCCACAGTCACGGAGAGAGTGGCAATCGGCATGGCGACAGCCCACGTCATGGAGATGGTGGTCGCCATGGAGATGGATACCGCTACCCAGAAAGCGGCAGCCGTCATGCTGATGGTCACCGTCACGGGGAGAACAGACATGGAGGAGGTGGAGGCCGACATGGAGAGAGCCGAGGCGCAAACGATGGTCGGAATGgtgaaagcaggaaagaaggtTGCAATCGTGAGAGCAAGGTGGACCCCAAGGTGGACAGCAAGATGGACAAGATGGACAGCAAGACAGATAAGACAGCTGACGGTTTTGCTGTccccgagccacccaagcgcaaGAAAAGTCGATGGGACAGTTAG
- the DDX42 gene encoding ATP-dependent RNA helicase DDX42 isoform X2 has translation MAENPTAGVVQEEEEDNLEYDSDGNPIAPSKKIIDPLPPIDHSEIDYPPFEKNFYNEHEEITNLTPQQLIDLRHKLNLRVSGAAPPRPGSSFAHFGFDEQLMHQIRKSEYTQPTPIQCQGVPVALSGRDMIGIAKTGSGKTAAFIWPMLIHIMDQKELEPGDGPIAVIVCPTRELCQQIHAECKRFGKAYNLRSVAVYGGGSMWEQAKALQEGAEIVVCTPGRLIDHVKKKATNLQRVSYLVFDEADRMFDMGFEYQVRSIASHVRPDRQTLLFSATFRKKIEKLARDILIDPIRVVQGDIGEANEDVTQIVEILHSGPSKWNWLTRRLVEFTSSGSVLLFVTKKANAEELANNLKQEGHNLGLLHGDMDQSERNKVISDFKKKDIPVLVATDVAARGLDIPSIKTVINYDVARDIDTHTHRIGRTGRAGEKGVAYTLLTPKDSNFAGDLVRNLEGANQHVSKELLDLAMQNAWFRKSRFKGGKGKKLNIGGGGLGYRERPGLGSENTDRGNNNNVMSNYEAYKPSTGAMGDRLTAMKAAFQSQYKSHFVAASLSNQKAGSSAAGASGWTSAGSLNSVPTNSAQQGHNSPDSPIASATKGIPGFGNTGNLSSAPVTYPSAGAQGVNNTASGNNSREGPGGGNGKRERYTENRGGSRHSHGESGNRHGDSPRHGDGGRHGDGYRYPESGSRHADGHRHGENRHGGGGGRHGESRGANDGRNGESRKEGCNRESKVDPKVDSKMDKMDSKTDKTADGFAVPEPPKRKKSRWDS, from the exons ATGGCAGAGAACCCAACTGCTGGTGTGGttcaggaggaagaagaagataaTTTGGAATATGATAGTGATGGAAATCCAATTGCACCTTCCAAGAAAATCATTGATCCTCTTCCTCCCATTGATCATTCAGAG ATTGACTATCcaccatttgaaaaaaatttttacaatgaGCATGAAGAGATAACCAACCTCACCCCTCAGCAGCTAATAGATCTCCGTCATAAGCTCAATCTTCGG GTCTCTGGTGCTGCACCTCCTAGACCAGGAAGTAGTTTTGCTCATTTTGGGTTTGATGAACAACTTATGCACCAGATTCGGAAATCTGAGTACACACAGCCCACTCCAATACAGTGCCAG gGCGTGCCTGTGGCGTTAAGTGGTAGAGACATGATTGGTATTGCCAAAACAGGCAGTGGAAAAACGGCCGCCTTTATCTGGCCGATGTTGATTCATATAATGGACCAGAAGGAACTGGAACCAGGTGATGGACCAATTGCAGTGATCGTGTGTCCTACTAGGGAGCTTTGCCAGCAG ATCCATGCAGAATGTAAGCGGTTTGGGAAAGCGTATAATCTTCGATCAGTGGCCGTGTATGGAGGAGGGAGCATGTGGGAGCAAGCCAAGGCTcttcaggaaggggcagagattgTTGTGTGTACCCCA GGTCGACTGATTGATCATGTGAAGAAGAAAGCTACCAATCTTCAAAGGGTCTCTTACCTTGTGTTTGATGAAGCAGATCGCATGTTTGACATGGGATTTG AGTACCAGGTGCGATCCATAGCAAGTCATGTCCGTCCTGACAGACAGA CCCTCTTATTCAGTGCAACTTTTCGGAAAAAGATTGAAAAACTGGCCAGAGACATCCTGATCGACCCTATTCGTGTGGTGCAGGGAGACATTGGCGAG gCAAATGAAGATGTGACACAGATTGTGGAGATTCTTCACTCTGGGCCTAGTAAATGGAACTGGCTTACCCGTCGTCTGGTGGAATTTACCTCTTCAGGAAGTGTCCTCCTGTTTGTTACTAAAAAAGCCAATGCTGAAGAGCTAGCCAATAACCTTAAGCAGGAGGGTCATAATCTTGGGCTGCTTCATGGGGACATGGATCagagtgaaagaaacaaagtcaTTTCAGACTTTAAGAAAAAGGACATCCCAGTCCTGGTGGCCACAGATGTTGCAG cCCGTGGTCTGGATATTCCTTCAATTAAGACCGTCATTAACTATGATGTGGCACGAGACATTGATACTCATACTCACAGGATTGGCCGCACAGGACGAGCGGGTGAGAAGGGCGTGGCATATACCTTGCTGACCCCCAAGGACAGCAATTTTGCTGGTGACCTTGTCCGGAACTTGGAAGGAGCCAATCAACATGTTTCCAAGGAACTCCTAGATCTAGCCATGCAG AATGCCTGGTTTCGGAAATCCCGCTTTAAAGGAGGCAAAGGCAAAAAGCTGAACATTGGTGGAGGTGGCCTAGGCTACAGGGAGCGGCCTGGCCTAGGCTCAGAGAACACG GACCGAGGAAATAACAACAATGTAATGAGCAATTATGAGGCCTACAAGCCCTCCACAGGAGCCATGGGAGATCGGCTGACGGCCATGAAAGCAGCTTTCCAG TCACAGTACAAGAGTCACTTTGTTGCTGCCAGCTTAAGCAACCAGAAGGCAGGAAGCTCTGCTGCTGGGGCGAGTGGATGGACTAGTGCAGGGAGCTTGAATTCTGTTCCAACTAATTCAGCCCAACAGGGCCATAACAGTCCAGACAGCCCCATTGCCAGCGCCACCAAGGGCATCCCAGGCTTTGGCAACACCGGGAACCTCAGCAGTGCTCCAGTGACCTACCCTTCCGCTGGAGCCCAGGGAGTCAACAACACAGCTTCAGGGAATAACAGCCGAGAAGGGCCTGGGGGAGGCaacgggaagagagagagatatactGAAAACCGGGGTGGCAGCCGCCACAGTCACGGAGAGAGTGGCAATCGGCATGGCGACAGCCCACGTCATGGAGATGGTGGTCGCCATGGAGATGGATACCGCTACCCAGAAAGCGGCAGCCGTCATGCTGATGGTCACCGTCACGGGGAGAACAGACATGGAGGAGGTGGAGGCCGACATGGAGAGAGCCGAGGCGCAAACGATGGTCGGAATGgtgaaagcaggaaagaaggtTGCAATCGTGAGAGCAAGGTGGACCCCAAGGTGGACAGCAAGATGGACAAGATGGACAGCAAGACAGATAAGACAGCTGACGGTTTTGCTGTccccgagccacccaagcgcaaGAAAAGTCGATGGGACAGTTAG
- the FTSJ3 gene encoding pre-rRNA 2'-O-ribose RNA methyltransferase FTSJ3, translating to MGKKGKVGKSRRDKFYHLAKETGYRSRSAFKLIQLNRRFQFLQKARALLDLCAAPGGWLQVAAKFMPVSSLIVGVDLVPIKPLPNVVTLQEDITTERCRQALKKELKTWKVDVVLNDGAPNVGASWVHDAYSQAHLTLMALRLACDFLARGGCFITKVFRSRDYQPLLWIFQQLFRRVQATKPQASRHESAEIFVVCQGFLAPDKVDSKFFDPKFAFKEIEVQAKTVTELVTKKKPKAEGYAEGDLTLYHRTSVTDFLRAANPVDFLSKASEILLDDEELAQHPATTEDVRACCQDIKVLGRKELRSLLNWRTKLRRHVAKKLKEQAKAMDISLSSGEEEEEADEESTAGTVRQPSKEEEEEEQLDRTLAEMKAQEVAELKRKKKKLLREQRKQRERVELKMDLPGVSIADEGETGMFSLRTIRGHQLLEEVTQGDMSAADTFLSDVPRDDIYVSDVEDDDTSLDSDLDPEELAGVGGSPRLKDQKRVRFAEVEDGDKEEEEENPLLVPLEERTVLREEQASLWFSKDGFSGLEDDADEALEISQAQLLYESRRKGRQQLPPPSSLKPEEEPPPCQEKDPAGAGAASEAEATSGPGGEERDGSSDSDSSSSEDGESWEPKHGKKRSRGPKSDEDGFEIVPIEDPMKRRILDPEGLALGAIIASSKKAKRDLIDDSFSRYTFNEEEGELPEWFVQEEKQHRVRQLPIDKKEVEHYRRRWREINARPIKKVAEAKARKKRRMLKKLEQTKKKAEAVVNTVDISEREKVAQLRSLYKKAGLGREKRQVTYVVAKKGVGRKVRRPAGVRGHFKVVDSRMKKDQRAQQRKEQKKKHRRK from the exons ATGGGCAAGAAAGGCAAAGTCGGGAAGAGCCGGAGGGACAAGTTCTATCATCTGGCGAAGGAGACCG GTTACCGCTCCCGCTCTGCTTTCAAGCTGATCCAGTTAAATCGCCGCTTTCAGTTCCTGCAGAAAGCCCGAGCCTTGCTGGACCTGTGTGCTGCGCCAGGGGGATG GTTGCAGGTGGCTGCTAAGTTTATGCCTGTATCCAGCCTTATTGTGG GAGTGGACCTGGTTCCAATCAAGCCTCTTCCCAATGTGGTGACACTCCAGGAGGACATCACAACAGAACGCTGTAGGCAG GCCCTGAAGAAGGAGCTGAAGACCTGGAAAGTTGATGTTGTGCTCAATGATGGGGCCCCCAACGTTGGGGCTAGCTGGGTCCACGATGCCTATTCACAAG CCCACTTGACACTGATGGCTCTGCGTTTGGCTTGTGATTTTCTGGCCCGCGGTGGCTGCTTTATCACAAAGGTTTTTCGCTCTCGTGACTATCAGCCCCTACTGTGGATCTTCCAGCAGCTCTTTCGCCGTGTCCAGGCCACTAAGCCCCAAGCCTCCCGCCATGAATCTGCGGAGATCTTTGTAGTCTGCCAGG GATTCCTGGCTCCTGACAAGGTTGACAGTAAATTCTTTGACCCCAAATTTGCCTTCAAGGAGATTGAAGTTCAGGCCAAGACTGTTACCGAATTGGTGACTAAGAAGAAGCCAAAG GCTGAAGGCTATGCTGAGGGCGACCTCACCCTTTATCACCGAACTTCAGTCACCGACTTTCTCCGAGCTGCCAACCCTGTTGACTTCCTCTCCAAAGCCAGCGAA ATCTTGCTAGATGATGAAGAGTTGGCACAGCATCCAGCCACCACTGAGGATGTGCGGGCCTGCTGTCAGGACATCAAAGTGCTAGGGCGCAAGGAACTTAG GTCCCTACTGAACTGGAGAACGAAGCTTCGGCGGCACGTGGCCAAGAAGCTGAAAGAGCAGGCGAAGGCAATGGACATCAG TCTCAGCtcgggagaggaagaggaggaggctgaTGAAGAGTCAACAGCCGGGACTGTGCGGCAGCCCtcgaaggaggaagaagaggaggagcaaCTTGACCGGACCCTGGCGGAGATGAAGGCCCAGGAGGTGGCAGAATTAAAGAG gaagaaaaagaagctgCTGCGTGAGCAGAGAAAACAGCGGGAGCGTGTGGAGCTGAAGATGGACCTTCCTGGGGTTTCTATTGCAGATGAGGGGGAGACTGGCATGTTCTCCCTGCGCACCATCCGGGGTCACCAG TTGTTAGAGGAGGTAACACAAGGGGATATGAGTGCTGCGGACACATTTCTGTCTGATGTGCCAAGGGATGACATCTATGTATCAGATGTCGAGGATGACGACACATCTCTGGACAGTGACTTGGATCCAGAGGAGCTGGCGGGAGTTGGAGGATCTCCGCGTCTAAAGGACCAAAAGCG TGTACGATTTGCTGAAGTAGAAGATGGtgacaaagaggaagaagaggagaatcCGCTGCTGGTACCACTGGAGGAAAGGACGGTACTGCGGGAAGAACAAGCCAGTCTGTGGTTCTCTAAG GATGGCTTCAGTGGGCTTGAGGATGATGCGGATGAGGCCCTGGAGATCAGTCAAGCACAGCTGTTGTATGAGAGCCGTCGGAAGGGGCGGCAGCAGCTGCCACCTCCTTCCAGTTTGAAGCCCGAGGAAGAACCTCCCCCGTGCCAGGAGAAGGAtccagcaggggcaggggctgcgTCAGAGGCAGAGGCCACCAGTGGGCCTGGCGGGGAAGAAAGAGATGGCAGCTCAGACAGCGATAGCAGCAGCAGCGAGGATGGGGAGAG TTGGGaaccaaagcatggaaagaagCGAAGCCGTGGGCCTAAGTCAGATGAAGACGGGTTTGAGATTGTGCCCATCGAGGACCCAA TGAAACGTAGGATACTAGACCCTGAAGGCCTTGCCCTAGGTGCTATCATTGCTTCTTCCAAAAAGGCTAAACGAGACCTCATAGATGATTCCTTCAGCAG GTATACGTTTAACGAGGAGGAGGGAGAGCTTCCGGAGTGGTTTGTGCAGGAGGAAAAGCAGCACAGGGTACGGCAGCTGCCCATTGACAAGAAGGAGGTGGAACACTACCGCAGACGCTGGCGGGAAATCAATGCGCGTCCCATCAAGAAAGTTGCTGAGGCCAAAGCCAGAAAGAAACGGAGG ATGCTAAAGAAGCTGGAGCAAACCAAGAAGAAGGCAGAGGCTGTGGTGAACACCGTGGACATCTCTGAACGAGAGAAAGTGGCTCAGCttaggag CCTCTACAAGAAGGCTGGGCTCGGCAGGGAGAAACGCCAAGTCACCTACGTCGTAGCCAAAAAAGGTGTGGGCCGCAAAGTGCGCCGGCCAGCTGGGGTCAGAGGTCATTTCAAAGTGGTGGACTCAAGGATGAAGAAGGACCAAAGAGCACAACAAaggaaagagcagaagaaaaaacacagacgGAAGTGA